A single Microbaculum marinisediminis DNA region contains:
- a CDS encoding bifunctional riboflavin kinase/FAD synthetase encodes MPDHRFAIITNADPVPAALRGGVVAIGNFDGVHRGHQAVLSRVIEMARARGVAALALTFEPHPRTFFRPEAPVFRLTPAPVKAELFEALGLDGVVEVAFDAALASTPAESFVDWLLVERLGVGAAVVGYDFHFGKGRAGSPDVLRALGRDRGFDVEIVGKAGDSETVWSASAARAALAEGDVEAAARILGYRWFVRGEVVHGAKRGRDLGFPTANIGLAPETGLAHGVYAVRMRVDGAVHDGAASFGRRPQFDNGAPLLEVHLLDVSPDLYGKTVEVEFVGFIRPEARFDGVEELVARMKIDVAEARRLLARADAEGSAGLSVPARLAAR; translated from the coding sequence ATGCCCGACCACCGCTTCGCCATCATCACCAATGCCGATCCGGTGCCCGCGGCCCTGCGCGGCGGCGTCGTCGCGATCGGCAACTTCGACGGTGTCCATCGTGGCCACCAGGCCGTCCTCAGCCGCGTGATCGAGATGGCGCGCGCCCGCGGCGTGGCCGCGCTGGCGCTGACCTTCGAGCCGCATCCGCGCACCTTCTTCCGCCCCGAGGCCCCCGTGTTCCGGCTGACGCCGGCGCCCGTCAAGGCGGAGCTGTTCGAGGCCCTCGGTCTCGACGGCGTCGTCGAGGTGGCCTTCGACGCCGCGCTGGCGTCGACCCCCGCCGAGAGCTTCGTCGACTGGCTCCTGGTCGAGCGGCTCGGCGTCGGCGCCGCCGTCGTCGGCTACGACTTCCATTTCGGCAAGGGCCGCGCCGGCTCGCCGGACGTCCTCAGGGCGCTCGGCCGCGACCGCGGCTTCGACGTCGAGATCGTCGGCAAGGCCGGCGATTCCGAGACCGTCTGGTCGGCGAGCGCGGCGCGCGCGGCGCTCGCCGAAGGCGATGTCGAGGCGGCGGCGCGCATCCTCGGCTACCGCTGGTTCGTGCGCGGCGAGGTCGTGCACGGCGCCAAGCGCGGCCGCGACCTCGGCTTCCCGACCGCCAATATCGGCCTCGCCCCGGAAACCGGTCTCGCCCACGGCGTCTACGCGGTGCGGATGCGGGTCGACGGCGCGGTCCATGACGGCGCCGCCAGCTTCGGCCGCCGGCCGCAGTTCGACAACGGCGCGCCGCTGCTCGAGGTCCACCTGCTCGACGTCTCGCCCGATCTCTACGGCAAGACGGTGGAGGTCGAGTTCGTCGGCTTCATCCGCCCCGAGGCGCGCTTCGACGGTGTCGAGGAGCTGGTCGCGCGGATGAAGATCGACGTCGCCGAGGCCCGCCGCCTGCTGGCCAGGGCCGACGCCGAGGGTTCCGCCGGACTGTCCGTGCCCGCCCGTCTCGCCGCGCGCTGA
- a CDS encoding MaoC family dehydratase: MAPAGFGYCFEDLRVGMTEVLMKTVMADDVIGFAKLSGDNNPVHLSDHFAAQTPFRERIAHGLYTASLISAVLGTRLPGPGAVYISQSLNFRAPVRIGDVVKAHVEVVELDADKRRARLHCECTVDAKTVLDGEAIVMVPSRDSLRKRG, translated from the coding sequence ATGGCGCCGGCCGGTTTCGGCTATTGTTTCGAGGATCTGCGCGTCGGCATGACCGAAGTGCTGATGAAGACCGTCATGGCCGACGACGTCATCGGTTTCGCCAAGCTGTCCGGCGACAACAACCCGGTGCATCTCAGCGATCACTTCGCCGCCCAGACCCCGTTCCGCGAGCGGATCGCCCACGGCCTCTATACCGCCAGCCTGATCTCCGCCGTGCTCGGAACCCGGTTGCCGGGCCCCGGCGCCGTCTATATCTCCCAGAGCCTGAATTTCCGCGCGCCGGTGCGCATCGGCGACGTGGTCAAGGCGCACGTCGAGGTCGTCGAGCTCGACGCCGACAAGCGCCGCGCCCGGCTGCATTGCGAGTGCACGGTCGATGCCAAGACCGTGCTCGACGGCGAGGCGATCGTCATGGTCCCCTCCCGCGACAGCCTGCGCAAGCGCGGCTGA
- a CDS encoding response regulator translates to MAIDTAMPILVVDDYKTMIRIIRNLLKQLGFNDVDEATDGTEALQKLRAKQYGLVISDWNMEPMTGYELLKQVRGDERLCGMPFIMVTAESKTENVIAAKKAGVNNYIVKPFNAATLKSKIDAVFGA, encoded by the coding sequence ATGGCGATCGACACCGCGATGCCAATTCTCGTCGTCGACGACTACAAGACGATGATCCGGATTATCCGCAACCTTCTCAAGCAGCTCGGTTTCAACGACGTCGACGAGGCGACGGACGGCACCGAGGCGCTGCAGAAGCTGCGGGCCAAACAGTATGGTCTCGTCATCTCCGACTGGAACATGGAGCCGATGACCGGCTACGAGCTGCTGAAGCAGGTGCGCGGCGACGAGCGCCTGTGCGGCATGCCCTTCATCATGGTCACCGCCGAATCCAAGACCGAGAACGTCATCGCCGCCAAGAAGGCCGGCGTGAACAACTACATCGTCAAGCCGTTCAACGCCGCGACGCTGAAGTCCAAGATCGACGCCGTCTTCGGCGCCTGA
- a CDS encoding protein phosphatase CheZ, with product MANTESGAARVSRVLDEIGIGTNGDITVNEILSLAQTMSSSLSSVYRAVDASIQREFREIASYIEAMKTDIAGLQANDLQQTHLPTAGKELDAVVEATEEATNTIMECAETIMNADDADHDAYKALVDENVMKIFEACSFQDITGQRITKVVETLRMIDDRVSRFAQRMRVEDSEGHANEDEASRVQRRKDLLLDGPQAKGEGVSQDEVDDLFSAA from the coding sequence ATGGCCAATACGGAATCGGGCGCCGCGCGGGTTTCGCGGGTCCTCGACGAAATCGGCATCGGCACCAACGGCGATATCACCGTCAACGAGATCCTGTCGCTGGCGCAGACGATGTCGTCGTCGCTGTCGAGCGTCTATCGCGCCGTCGACGCGTCGATCCAGCGCGAGTTCCGCGAGATCGCCTCGTATATCGAGGCGATGAAGACGGACATCGCCGGGCTGCAGGCCAACGACCTGCAGCAGACGCATCTGCCGACGGCGGGCAAGGAGCTCGACGCCGTGGTCGAGGCCACCGAAGAGGCCACGAACACGATCATGGAGTGCGCCGAGACGATCATGAACGCCGACGACGCCGACCATGACGCCTACAAGGCACTGGTCGACGAGAACGTCATGAAGATCTTCGAGGCCTGCTCCTTCCAGGACATTACCGGCCAGCGCATCACCAAGGTGGTCGAGACGCTGCGGATGATCGACGATCGCGTCAGCCGCTTCGCCCAGCGCATGCGGGTCGAGGACTCCGAGGGCCATGCCAACGAGGACGAGGCGAGCCGCGTGCAGCGCAGGAAGGACCTGCTGCTCGACGGGCCCCAGGCCAAGGGCGAAGGCGTCAGCCAGGACGAGGTCGACGACCTGTTTTCCGCGGCCTGA
- a CDS encoding TIGR01459 family HAD-type hydrolase, producing MSDTSPTNGPHPQILLRFRDLAERYDGILCDIWGVVHNGVRAWPDACDALHRFREAGGRVVLITNAPRPSGPIRAMLDGLKVPHHAYDDIVSSGDLTHAMLAERAGRKAFHLGPERDLGVFEGIDMPLTGADDAELVVNTGLFDDTTETPEDYADMLAAFRARDVEMVCANPDVVVERGDELLYCAGALADAYEALGGRVLWAGKPHPPIYDEALARLATAAGRPVERGRVLAIGDSLRTDLAGAARSGVDALFIASGIHGSELIREDALDLPGLEASFRQADVWPRAVMSRLVW from the coding sequence ATGTCAGACACCAGCCCGACAAACGGGCCGCACCCGCAAATCCTGTTGCGGTTCCGCGATCTTGCGGAACGCTACGACGGTATCCTCTGCGACATCTGGGGCGTCGTCCACAATGGCGTCCGCGCCTGGCCCGACGCCTGCGACGCGCTCCACCGGTTCCGCGAGGCCGGCGGCCGGGTCGTCCTGATCACCAACGCGCCGCGCCCCTCGGGGCCGATCCGCGCGATGCTCGACGGCCTGAAGGTGCCGCACCATGCCTATGACGATATCGTCTCTTCGGGCGACCTGACGCACGCGATGCTGGCCGAGCGGGCCGGCCGCAAGGCCTTCCATCTCGGGCCGGAACGCGACCTCGGGGTGTTCGAGGGGATCGACATGCCGCTCACCGGCGCCGACGATGCCGAGCTGGTGGTCAATACCGGCCTGTTCGACGACACCACAGAGACGCCCGAGGACTATGCCGACATGCTCGCCGCGTTCCGCGCGCGCGACGTAGAGATGGTGTGCGCCAATCCCGATGTCGTGGTCGAGCGCGGCGACGAGCTGCTCTACTGCGCCGGCGCGCTCGCCGATGCCTACGAAGCGTTGGGGGGCAGGGTGCTATGGGCCGGCAAGCCGCACCCGCCGATCTACGACGAGGCCCTTGCCCGCCTGGCGACGGCGGCCGGCCGTCCGGTCGAGCGCGGGCGCGTGCTGGCGATCGGCGACAGCCTGCGCACGGATCTCGCCGGCGCGGCGCGGTCGGGCGTGGATGCCCTGTTCATCGCCTCGGGCATTCACGGCAGCGAACTGATCCGTGAGGATGCGCTCGACCTGCCGGGACTGGAGGCCTCCTTCCGGCAGGCCGACGTCTGGCCGCGCGCGGTGATGTCGCGGCTGGTCTGGTAG
- a CDS encoding EAL domain-containing protein, with protein sequence MSVSSPVEADTLRGPDEPRSVLPSPSPWFVAFCMVVIAGSLATILYARAGMSVAEAGWIGFAALLIMVLAEFYSARARERSAVEAELREVVRVSGRFQDEIAGLNQRIADIEATLTVRVDDMIEERVETIVTDMRQIEDRLDGLAETVSALESAAPAARGALAGAEIGGRAETLEESPAFPGMSDADAAAILRRSVEEHGPLIHLQSIVTLPQRRVRYYEAFARLRTDDGRSLMPRQFIPLAERTGIMPIIDNAVLFRTVQILRKIARKNNDVGIFCNISARSLGDGEFFQQFVDFMGENRNLAGAIVFEFTQAAFDDLGPIELANLDALAELGFRFSLDNVNRLDIDGARLAKHGVRYIKIDADTLMQPPLSASAHIHAADLAKLLARYGITLIATRVEAESQVVDILDYDVKFAQGNLFSPPRIVRADAAQAARKPTIN encoded by the coding sequence ATGTCAGTGTCGTCACCGGTCGAAGCGGACACCTTGAGAGGCCCGGACGAGCCGCGCTCCGTCCTGCCGTCGCCGTCGCCGTGGTTCGTCGCCTTCTGCATGGTGGTGATCGCGGGGTCGCTGGCGACGATCCTCTATGCCCGCGCCGGCATGAGCGTCGCCGAGGCTGGCTGGATCGGCTTCGCCGCGCTTCTGATCATGGTGCTGGCCGAATTCTACTCCGCGCGCGCCCGCGAGCGTTCCGCCGTCGAGGCCGAGCTACGCGAGGTCGTGCGCGTCTCCGGCCGGTTCCAGGACGAGATCGCTGGGCTTAACCAGCGGATCGCCGACATCGAGGCGACGCTGACGGTGCGTGTCGACGACATGATCGAGGAACGGGTGGAGACGATCGTCACCGACATGCGCCAGATCGAGGACCGGCTCGACGGCCTCGCCGAGACGGTTTCGGCGCTCGAGAGCGCGGCGCCTGCCGCCAGGGGGGCGCTGGCCGGCGCGGAGATCGGCGGGCGGGCGGAGACCCTCGAGGAGTCCCCGGCGTTCCCGGGCATGTCGGATGCCGACGCCGCGGCTATCCTGCGGCGCTCGGTCGAGGAGCACGGGCCGCTCATCCACCTGCAGTCGATCGTCACCCTGCCGCAACGGCGGGTGCGGTACTACGAGGCCTTCGCGCGGCTGCGCACCGACGACGGCCGCTCGCTGATGCCGCGGCAGTTCATCCCGCTGGCCGAGCGCACCGGCATCATGCCGATCATCGACAACGCCGTGCTGTTCCGCACGGTTCAGATCCTGCGCAAGATCGCCCGCAAGAACAACGATGTCGGGATCTTCTGCAACATCTCGGCCCGGTCCCTGGGCGATGGCGAGTTCTTCCAGCAGTTCGTGGATTTCATGGGCGAGAACCGCAATCTCGCCGGGGCCATCGTCTTCGAGTTCACGCAGGCCGCCTTCGACGATCTCGGTCCCATAGAGCTCGCCAATCTCGACGCGCTCGCCGAACTCGGCTTCCGCTTCTCGCTGGACAACGTGAACCGGCTCGATATCGACGGCGCGCGCCTGGCCAAGCACGGCGTCCGATACATCAAGATCGACGCGGACACGCTGATGCAGCCGCCACTATCGGCCAGCGCCCACATCCACGCCGCCGACCTCGCCAAGCTGCTCGCCCGGTACGGCATCACGCTGATCGCCACGCGCGTGGAGGCGGAGTCGCAAGTGGTCGATATCCTTGACTACGACGTGAAATTCGCCCAAGGGAACCTGTTCTCGCCACCGCGCATCGTCCGCGCCGATGCCGCGCAGGCGGCCCGCAAACCCACGATAAACTGA
- a CDS encoding aspartate aminotransferase family protein yields the protein MSVAHDIDTSAELSPNDLEAFWMPFTPNRAFKKNPRLISRAKDVHYYTPDGRAVLDATAGLWCCNAGHGRAPIVEAIQKQAAELDYAPAFQFAHPKAFALANRLGMMAPADLDHVFFANSGSEAVDSALKIALAYWNVQGKGSKTRLIGRERGYHGVGFGGISVGGIVNNRKFFGGLLTGVDHLPHTYNRAEQAFTRGEPEWGAHLADNLESIVALHDASTIAAVVVEPMAGSTGVLPPPKGYLRKLREICDKHGILLIFDEVITAFGRLGFGTAAERYGVVPDMITFAKGVTSGTVPMGGVIVRKPVYDAFMNGPEHVIELFHGYTYSAHPIAVAAGLATLDVYLDEGLFDRARELEGEWADAAMSLKGKPNVVDIRTIGLVAAIDLESRPGAVGARAYEAMDRAFHEYDMMIRVTGDTIALSPPLTISRDQIGGLFDGLGKLLGELS from the coding sequence ATGTCGGTCGCGCATGACATCGACACATCGGCGGAACTGTCGCCCAACGATCTCGAAGCCTTCTGGATGCCGTTCACGCCGAATCGGGCGTTCAAGAAGAACCCGCGCCTGATCTCGCGCGCCAAGGACGTCCATTATTATACCCCGGACGGGCGCGCGGTCCTCGATGCGACCGCCGGTCTGTGGTGCTGCAACGCCGGCCACGGCCGCGCGCCGATCGTCGAGGCGATCCAGAAGCAGGCCGCCGAGCTCGACTACGCGCCGGCCTTCCAGTTCGCCCATCCCAAGGCCTTCGCGCTGGCCAACCGTCTGGGCATGATGGCGCCGGCCGATCTCGACCACGTCTTCTTCGCCAATTCCGGCTCCGAGGCCGTTGATTCGGCTCTGAAGATCGCGCTCGCCTACTGGAACGTCCAGGGCAAGGGCTCGAAGACCCGCCTGATCGGCCGCGAGCGCGGCTATCACGGCGTCGGTTTCGGCGGCATCTCGGTCGGCGGCATCGTCAACAACCGCAAGTTCTTCGGCGGCCTCCTGACCGGCGTCGACCACCTGCCGCACACCTATAACCGCGCCGAGCAGGCCTTCACCCGCGGCGAGCCCGAATGGGGCGCGCACCTGGCCGACAATCTCGAATCGATCGTCGCCCTGCACGACGCCTCCACCATCGCCGCCGTCGTCGTCGAGCCGATGGCCGGCTCCACCGGCGTGCTGCCGCCGCCCAAGGGCTACCTCAGGAAGCTGCGCGAGATCTGCGACAAGCACGGCATCCTGCTGATCTTCGACGAGGTCATCACCGCGTTCGGCCGCCTCGGCTTCGGCACCGCCGCCGAGCGCTACGGCGTCGTCCCCGACATGATCACCTTCGCCAAGGGCGTCACCTCGGGCACCGTCCCCATGGGCGGCGTGATCGTGCGCAAGCCGGTCTACGATGCCTTCATGAACGGCCCCGAGCACGTGATCGAGCTGTTCCACGGCTACACCTACTCGGCCCATCCGATCGCGGTGGCCGCGGGGCTGGCGACCCTCGACGTCTATCTCGACGAGGGCCTGTTCGACCGGGCCAGGGAACTGGAGGGCGAGTGGGCCGACGCGGCCATGAGCCTGAAGGGCAAGCCGAATGTCGTCGACATCCGCACCATCGGCCTGGTGGCGGCCATCGACCTTGAGTCGCGGCCCGGCGCCGTCGGCGCCCGCGCCTACGAGGCGATGGACAGGGCCTTCCACGAGTATGACATGATGATCCGCGTCACCGGCGACACCATCGCGCTGTCGCCACCGCTGACCATCTCCCGCGATCAGATCGGCGGGCTGTTTGACGGGCTCGGCAAGCTGCTCGGCGAGCTGAGCTGA
- a CDS encoding sigma-54 interaction domain-containing protein — MASAETDSPVHRVLVVDRDPVFRRFVREEVASRSGLALDILEAESWSEARAAAEAPVDAILFGIDGANGERSADLAAAAAEAPVIAISGTGSLGLAVAAMRAGAADVLVRPTRPEAVAEAIERTLEPTPKQPLVPTGSARQTARAPSTDFERFIGHSEVMRGVFELISRVSPSKAPVFVTGESGTGKELTAEAVHGRSGRPGAFVALNCGAIPRDLMESEIFGHVRGAFTSANEDRAGAAELANGGTLFLDEICEMAPDLQTKLLRFIQTGTLRRVGDTQSRPVDVRFVCATNRNPEAEVAAGRFRADLYYRLHVLPVHLPPLRERCEDILPIADATLLAFAAEEGRGFTRFDAEARALLVHYEWPGNVRQLQNVIRRAVVMNDGDEITAPMLAMALARAGQIGVEAPVRSADAGNPIQQSGTIEPFWLQERRIIEDALSAFDGNVVQAAAALQISASTIYRKKQGWTADRLVAHSAA, encoded by the coding sequence ATGGCATCGGCCGAAACAGATTCACCAGTCCATCGGGTTCTCGTCGTCGACCGCGATCCGGTCTTCCGGCGCTTCGTGCGCGAGGAAGTCGCATCGCGCTCGGGCCTGGCGCTCGACATCCTCGAAGCCGAAAGCTGGAGCGAGGCGCGCGCAGCCGCCGAGGCGCCGGTCGACGCCATCCTGTTCGGGATCGACGGCGCCAACGGCGAGCGGAGCGCCGATCTCGCCGCCGCCGCCGCAGAGGCGCCCGTCATAGCGATCAGCGGCACCGGATCGCTCGGCCTGGCGGTTGCCGCGATGCGGGCCGGCGCCGCCGACGTCCTGGTCCGGCCGACCCGACCCGAAGCCGTCGCCGAGGCGATCGAACGGACGCTGGAGCCGACGCCCAAGCAGCCCCTCGTTCCGACCGGGTCGGCGCGGCAGACGGCCCGCGCCCCGTCCACCGATTTCGAGCGGTTCATCGGCCATTCGGAGGTGATGCGCGGTGTTTTCGAGCTGATTTCCCGGGTGTCCCCTTCGAAAGCCCCGGTTTTCGTCACCGGCGAGAGCGGAACCGGCAAGGAACTGACCGCCGAGGCGGTGCATGGCCGGTCCGGACGTCCCGGCGCCTTCGTCGCGCTCAATTGCGGCGCGATCCCGCGCGATCTGATGGAAAGCGAGATTTTCGGCCACGTTCGCGGCGCCTTCACCAGCGCCAACGAGGACCGCGCCGGCGCCGCGGAGCTGGCCAATGGCGGCACGCTGTTCCTCGACGAAATCTGCGAAATGGCGCCGGACCTGCAGACAAAGCTCCTGCGCTTCATCCAAACGGGCACTTTGCGCCGGGTCGGCGACACCCAGTCCAGGCCCGTCGACGTGCGCTTCGTCTGCGCGACCAACCGCAACCCGGAGGCCGAAGTCGCCGCAGGCCGGTTCCGCGCCGACCTCTACTACCGCCTGCACGTGCTGCCAGTTCACCTGCCGCCGCTTCGCGAGCGGTGCGAGGACATCCTGCCGATCGCGGACGCGACGCTGCTGGCGTTCGCCGCCGAGGAAGGCCGCGGCTTCACACGGTTCGACGCGGAGGCCCGCGCCCTGCTCGTCCACTACGAGTGGCCCGGCAACGTGCGCCAACTGCAGAACGTCATCCGCCGCGCCGTCGTGATGAACGACGGGGACGAAATCACAGCCCCGATGCTGGCGATGGCGCTGGCCCGGGCCGGCCAGATCGGTGTCGAGGCGCCCGTCCGGAGCGCGGACGCCGGCAATCCGATCCAGCAATCCGGGACGATTGAGCCGTTCTGGCTGCAGGAACGGCGCATCATCGAGGATGCGCTCTCGGCCTTCGACGGCAATGTCGTCCAGGCCGCCGCCGCCCTGCAGATCAGCGCCTCCACCATCTACCGCAAGAAACAGGGCTGGACGGCAGACCGCCTGGTCGCGCACTCCGCGGCCTGA
- a CDS encoding DUF427 domain-containing protein has product MKLPGPDHPITISPARRHVTVIAGGQRVAESDRALVMREAHYPPVYYLPREDAAMDRLEPSEHLTYCPFKGEACYFTIPALGDAGRNVAWSYETPYAAVAEIAGCLAFYADRVDVEIG; this is encoded by the coding sequence ATGAAACTGCCCGGACCCGACCATCCGATCACGATTTCACCGGCCAGACGGCATGTCACCGTCATCGCCGGCGGGCAGCGTGTCGCCGAAAGCGACCGTGCCCTGGTGATGCGGGAGGCTCATTATCCGCCGGTCTACTACCTGCCGCGCGAGGATGCGGCGATGGACCGGCTCGAGCCCAGCGAGCACCTGACCTACTGCCCGTTCAAGGGGGAGGCTTGCTATTTTACGATCCCCGCCCTGGGGGATGCCGGCCGCAACGTGGCGTGGTCCTACGAGACGCCTTATGCGGCGGTCGCGGAGATCGCCGGCTGTCTCGCCTTCTATGCCGATCGCGTCGACGTCGAGATCGGCTAG
- a CDS encoding MFS transporter, protein MTDTRADTALPLPALAAVMAVIGAFALSVGYIYPAIALNLEERGVSTVTIGVLAAIQGLGVLVCSVMLPWLTGRFGAWRLAVWSLLGTAATMTLLGLTEHLVIWGILRFLLGVGANALFVICEVWINVLAPERFRGRVIGTYTTVISALFALGPLLVPVLGYQGAGSFGAVAAIYLLMGAPVLWLRTAVPAMEKVPFRELPRVMLAIPVLLLAVAVFSFFDAATFALWVVYAFGRGETQTVTIITLSVLVTGNVILQFPIGWLADRMNRRLLLALLSAAAFAGAIVLPLLPLSNVLTYVFLFFWGAAAFGVYTIAITLIGQYLTGIRLVAANAAFGVMWGIGALIGPWITGLAMQSQGPVGLSLTFAVVYGVLTIAALSLPPIRAALVGLEREGKGKGKG, encoded by the coding sequence TTGACCGATACTCGAGCCGATACGGCCCTGCCGTTGCCCGCGTTGGCCGCCGTCATGGCGGTGATCGGCGCATTCGCGCTGTCGGTCGGCTACATCTATCCCGCCATTGCCCTCAATCTCGAGGAGCGCGGCGTGTCGACCGTGACGATCGGCGTGCTGGCGGCGATCCAGGGCCTCGGCGTCCTCGTCTGCTCGGTCATGCTGCCGTGGCTCACCGGGCGTTTCGGCGCCTGGCGGCTTGCGGTCTGGTCGCTGCTGGGAACCGCCGCGACCATGACGCTTCTGGGGCTGACCGAACATCTGGTCATCTGGGGCATCCTGCGCTTCCTGCTCGGCGTCGGCGCCAACGCCCTGTTCGTCATCTGCGAGGTGTGGATCAACGTCCTGGCGCCGGAACGGTTTCGCGGCCGTGTCATCGGTACCTACACGACCGTGATTTCCGCTCTGTTCGCGCTCGGCCCGCTACTCGTCCCGGTGCTCGGCTACCAGGGTGCCGGCTCCTTCGGTGCGGTCGCTGCGATCTACCTTCTCATGGGCGCGCCGGTGCTTTGGCTCCGGACGGCGGTGCCGGCGATGGAGAAAGTGCCGTTCCGCGAACTGCCGAGGGTCATGTTGGCGATCCCGGTCCTGCTGCTGGCGGTCGCGGTGTTTTCGTTCTTCGATGCCGCGACCTTCGCCCTGTGGGTCGTCTACGCGTTCGGTCGCGGCGAGACCCAGACGGTGACGATCATCACCCTGTCGGTGCTGGTGACCGGCAACGTGATCCTGCAGTTTCCGATCGGCTGGCTCGCCGACCGGATGAACCGCCGCCTTCTGCTGGCGCTGCTGTCCGCCGCCGCGTTCGCCGGTGCCATCGTGCTTCCGCTACTGCCGCTGTCCAATGTCCTGACCTATGTCTTCCTGTTCTTCTGGGGGGCAGCGGCCTTTGGCGTCTACACGATCGCCATAACCCTTATCGGCCAGTATCTAACCGGCATCCGCCTTGTGGCGGCAAACGCCGCGTTCGGCGTGATGTGGGGAATCGGCGCCCTGATCGGACCCTGGATCACCGGTTTGGCGATGCAGTCGCAGGGGCCCGTCGGATTGTCGCTCACCTTCGCCGTGGTTTACGGTGTCCTGACGATCGCCGCCCTCAGCTTGCCGCCGATCCGCGCCGCGCTGGTCGGACTGGAGCGGGAGGGCAAGGGCAAGGGCAAGGGCTGA